Within the Siniperca chuatsi isolate FFG_IHB_CAS linkage group LG18, ASM2008510v1, whole genome shotgun sequence genome, the region CCATCACACTCATCACTGTCTGGGTATGAAAGGAAATGCTATGAATTGAATTTGACTTCTTTTTTAAAAGCAGGAATCTCAAAAAGCTCACTGAAGCAATagataaaacacatgaaaccaCCATCAGAAGAAAGATTTCTCATGCCTCTTTACAATAGGGCTCAGTTTAGAGATTGAGAGTGTGGATCGTTGCTGTATGTagagatgtgtttttatgtaaaagtgaaaGTAATACCAATAACCCTGTACAGCCACTGATGCTGGATAACTAAAATAtcttattttaatgtattatattgtgTCCTTGATTTACAAGACATAGAAACACCTTCTTGAAATTTAAATTGCAACTCTTCAAAAGCTTTTTGAAGCAATCAATTTTACCTGTTGGCATATCTCAGCGTGTTCAAGGTGTTTTCACATGATGCCATTCCAGGAGAGACGGTTGCAATCTGTGcagggaaacagaaacagagagttAGATCAATAATTATCAACAAATCTGTCAACCaccatcatattttaaataatgcatCTGTCCACAGAAGGTACAGTAATATACACACAGCTCTGCTTTTGTCTCACCATGCATGTCCTGGAGTTTTCTCCTATGAAGGAGTCCCTCAGCACTTGGGTTAACTTGCTGGCTCTAAATGGAGTGTGAGGTTTGTTTCTGCCCAGAGCTCGAATACActcctgcagagagaggaaCATCATCAGTGGCTGTGTAGAGTAACAATTTCTACATGCATATCACATTAATATTGGAATAGTAATAGTCGATAATCGCATAgctgtgtaaaatatttatcaagacaaatttaaaatattctctgctttctgcttctcaaatgtggtgatttattaaatgaaatatcttttggttttgaactgttggttggacaaaacaatcaaCTTAAAGATGTCAGCTTGGTCTAGGAGAAATTTGGatgggtattttttttttgccatttcttgacattttatacatacaATTCATCTAAAGATAACTGGCTGCAGATGGGACAGCACTGTCATACTGTctgctgcagtccgatacagaAAGGGTTAAACAACTAAATGGAAGGCCCTCAAACATACAACTTGCAGGAGTGAGTGCTAAGAGTCATCCCTCTGGTCCCATATAGACTCATCCAGGTTGAGGGTGGAAGTAAACAGGCCACCATAAGTATGGTGGCATCTCACTTATAAACCTGCTGTATTAAAAGGATTTTACCCCCTTTTTGCCAGGAAATATGTGACCTTTAGTGCCAGCAGGCTCTTGTTGATCTCGGCTCCTTCGAGGCGAGTCTGACGGTCAGCGCTGGATGTGTCTGCCCCTCTCTCATTCCCCGCCAGGTCAATAAGGGAGAACTTTCCGTGCATCTTCCCCCGCCGACGCAGAATTATCTGGAACACAGCGTGGCTCCGAGAGGAGTGAGCGTTCGCCGAGGTCTGACCAGAAGTCCTGAGGGAAACACAGggacagaggaaaaacaaagctTATTCTTGAGGGCCAATCCAAACTTTTCTGAACAATATTTATAACTCAGCTACTCTCAAACTACTGCTcttgctgctgttttatttaaacgATCATCTCGTACCTGCAGCTGTTTCCCACTTCGATGAGTTTGAGGACATCCTCTGTGCATTTCACCTCCCTCTCCTGCAGCCCCACCACCTGCACCTGCTGCTTCCCGTCCTCCAGGACCCGTAACTTGGCTTTGCGGTTTAGCAGGTCAAACACCTTtttaatacaaacacaaattgGTTCAGCGTTTCACCTGACGTCTCTTAAGCTTTACTGTGTCTCTCAGGGCTTCTAGGGCTGCCCCTAACGTTTTTTTAATCGATTtaactaacgattatttcttCGATTAATCTAACAACTAATTTATCGATTATTCTAAAGATTCttttttattagattattttaacaattaatttacccaaaataaatatcaaaaaacttcaatcattttctcttaaaaacaaacaaatgtaacaagaaacaaagtgtgtactgcagggcattattctacaataaaaaatatatttgtctattgagATTATGATCacatttgaaagaataaattaatattaccctatttctagtaggttatttcttatgttaccatttttattctacttaattcaccgccttattttagtgtttactcacaaactactttaatctgctcaccttgcttttcccttcagtcgTCCCCCCCCCCACGccactttctgtttctctctctctctccctgtatgtgtctgcactgttgacTTCCTTCGTCAGcattgttttataaagtcgcccaaaaaacacaattttggatgctgcagcttgttctcCGGGGCGAATCCATGCTTTGACCGGGTACAGCCATACTTCATTGCGACGGGCCGCCGCACGATATGCAAATCGGCGTATTTTTGTAATCGATGACATCAATTACATCAATGAATCATCCCAGCCCTAAGGGCTTCTGTAATGTTTCTCTCCAAATGTCAGGCAAACTCTAAGCAATGGTTTTAAATGCTGCAACAAATCATAAGCTGAAGTGAATACACAAGGTTCTTGAACAAAGCCACGGCAGAAAGATAAACTAGCTAAAATTACTCCGACCTCAGAGTGCAACTATAGAGTTATTTAGGAAGGGTGTTACTCTTTTATGACACAAAGTAGAAATTGGTGATAGTTTTCCTTTCCAGTTTGCAGTATTGGACAAAGGAAAAttttgaaatgcagaaaatactaTCAATTTTTTACAGGCAAATAATGTAGGTAAGTATTCTAGGTTATATATGCAAAAATATCATAGTGGCCAAAATGAATATATATCTTAAATCTCATACCAATCTCATATCTCATCTTACCTATATTCTCTTTGCATAGTAGGCTATGAAGTAAACATTGGCAACCACTTGCATGGCCTAACAAGACTGAGGCTCTGCTGTACGTAGGTACggtgatgctttgagctaaatgctgatgtttagcaggtataatgttcaccatctttgtttaacatttgttaattagcactaaacaaagtagAATTACCCTAGTCGGCCCTATCCAATCGTTTTTCAATGCTTACTGTCGTGCATCTTGGATATTTTGTGAAGCAATGTCCAGTTCCTCTTTCACTACACCCCCTGTTAATATATGTGCCCTTTACAGATGGGCGAAAATCTTCTGTAACATGTCTCAAATACTATATCCCTGCAGTTggcaaacataaaataaataaataattattaatattatgacTTGCGTGAATGCAGCTTGTTTTTCCATGACTTCACACACTTCACACGTCAAAAAACGCTAAGACTGCAAGGACCTCGACAGCATGTGTCTAATTTGCACTGTATTACACTGACACTCACAAAAATTGTTCGGTTTGAATAATTTGTTACAGTTAAGGACACCTCTGGATCTCTTCTAAGTATCAGCAGAGAGATAATTTCCTAAATTAAGAAAGTAGATCAAATGCTTTTATTCATGAGCCTAAAAGAGAATTTTTGGCCATTTAGGCCTGATATCCTACCCTGAGACTCTAGATAAATATGGACCCAGAATTTGAAAGAACACTTGCATCAAAGTTTCAGAGGCAGCACAAACTCAGTCCTCTTCttgaataaattaattactAATGATGTTAAAAGACACTTGCCTTCCCGCTGTAAATCTCGAAAAATGTGGCAAAGATTTGGAGATCCAACTTCTTGTAATTTGGCTTCTTTATCATGAGAAAGACATCTCTGGCTGcatgaggaaagaaaaggagaactGAATTCAGTCAAATGGAGTAAACCAACAGTGAAGATAGAGAGGTATGGGAGAAACTAACCAGACAGTGCATAGATCCCTTTAGAGCAGTCCTGGTTCTTTCCTGAAAAGTCCCCTCCCATCGTCTAAAAAGGAGATATCAGTTACAACAGGAAAAGTGCACTAAAAACATACACTCTTCTCAAGTTAAAATCAAAGCACTCACATGTGTTTTTCCGCTTCCAGTTTGTCCGTATGCAAAACAAGTCGCCATCCCCCTCTCAAAAATGGTCTCAACCAGCGGCTGAGCAGTGAACCTGGAGCAGAAGCGCGTAGGTTAGCATGAGCAAATTgtggaaaatatataaatgaaactataatttgtaaataatttaagaaattattaaaactcaactcattattataaaatgttatttcatccttCTTAgatactttttatttcatgccACTTTTCATTACAGTGGTGTTGTCACCGCCCTCTCACcgttcagccaatcacatgtcCCCTGCCTTTTAAGCtagcaagctcaacaactgATTTACCCATTTAGCTCCTTTTTAGCTAGAGcaacaacaatataataatTCTGTATCAACTGtctagctgctgctgtaaatacacacagtacacagacatAGACACTaccatcttttatttatttatcttaacaAGGCTGCACGTGCCACTTACCTAGCTGGATAACTAGCTACCCAGGGCTGTGAGCTTGGTTTATTACTCAGCATCAAAGTGAAGATACAGTGTTAACGGCAGCAGCTAACGTTATCTGGTTAATCCAGAGTTACTTCTGTCACATTTTGAATCACAAATGTGTCagagaaagattaaaaaaaaaacaactctgtgAATATCTTTCTCTGTGGTTGCTCAAGCCAACATCAGCtagctaacaatgctaacagACTATTCACTTTGATGCTGAGTAATAAGCTCACAAGCCAGCCTGGCTAGCTAGGTAGCATGAGCAGCCTTGTTAAGCTAAGGCTTAAAAGTTACAGAAGTTAGTTACTGTGTTTTAGCTGGTTGATTCAAAATAACGTTGGCATTGTTGTTGCTccagctaacaggagctaactGGCTGGTTGGTAGCAGTTGTTTAGCTTGCTAGTTTAAGAGAAGCAGGGGgtatgtgattggctgaaaggtgagAGGGTGGTGACAACACCATGGTtatgaaaaattacattatgaaataaaaagtgaaataataaaattatataacacTTTTTAGCATTGAGTATTTTTagcctttatttgatagaaacagctgaagagagacaggaaatgtgggagagagagaggatgacatgtAGCAAAGGTTCGTGGATTCAAACTCTGGCCGCTGCGGTatggactcagccttgtacatggggcacatgctctaccaggtgagctaccggggcacGCCATAATGttataaaacttaaaaacattaaaattaaataaaaatgttatccatgaaattattttgttattaattaatatgaaaatgaatgataaaattTCATATTAATGAGTTAAGTCTTAATacttaaattatttcacaaattgttACACaatttattatgattatttcataactttaaaaaaaaaaatgtatttaatattgaacattttgggCTTCCATAGAAACACATTACCTGTAAACCATTTCATTGGTGGAGTTCTCATCAAAGGCGAAGTCAAATCGGAAAGTCTGGTTCTCTAAGTAGCGGGTCAGGTCTACTTTCTGCTTGGGCTCATGGACCATTACCACGTCCTTACTGGGAATGGTGATCACATCCAAATCCTTCACTGACAACTCTAAAGAGACATGGACAAAGacattttccccccatttcTTTGTTCATGTGTATGCTACAAAGAAAACGCCAGTTGCCGAtactgtgttcagacagaacgcGAGGCGAATTTTAAGAGTTGGCACGACTGCATACAAATTCTATGAAAAGACATGGTTAGATGCAAATTTTCCTGGGGGAAGCGCGACTTGATGCAAAATATTTTAACCAGGAGAAATTTGCACACAGACTAAAGTGAAAATGATGTATTCAACTTTGTGTAGATTCATGAATAAAACTCTGTGTACGCAGATAGACAGAAATACGCAGACGCATTCTTTTCGTCAGATTTAAAGCCGCACGTACGCCTGATTCTGTATAATTCTCAGTCATTGTTGAGCTGGGCGCAAGTGCACGAACCTCATTTCTACTCCCACAGTTTGCCATAAATGGATGTAGAAACGCCCTTAAACATCCGTTTGCATATCGATATTTGTGCCCACTCCACCACTCATTAGACCTGTCAAAGAGAAGAACGGCAAACAAGAAGAGCAATTTCACCCATTGTGTTGCATCAATGAAGTTCTAGCTAGAAGCTAGATTTGACCACTGTGTTTACCTGTCTATCAAATTTCAGATTATTGTCTGATTATTGTATTATTCCGAAGTTTTTTGCATAGGGTCTGATGTGATTGTACAACTGATCATTAACAGGAAAATAATAGCTTAAATGTAGATAAAAAGAACGACAAAATTCATCATGAGTCATGACTAATTAAAACTTTTAGGGTTAGTTTATAAATGGTGTATGCATGGTGTTTTTGCGTACGTATCGTTTATGCATCCGGCCCCTGGAGTTTCTCGTGAGATCTCTAGTGAGGCTGAGCTGAACTCAAACAAACGCAGGTGGTGCCTATGTTGCTAGCTATCTTACAGCTAAAcgtagacacaaacacaaaagaagaaCACAATGGGATAGCCGGCAGCGAGAGAGGGGCAGGTAGTGCGGAGGGTTAAGaggtgaggggggggggtgctTTGcgctctgtctgaacacacctacTGAATAAAGCTACTCTTACCTTTTTTATTGAGGGGACGTGcacgtacacatacacatatccTGTGCTCCTCGATCTGAAACATCAACAGATAAATTGTACTGTGCTGTATGTATTGTGTAAACACTTGTATAAGACATTGGAAAGAGCCTCTGTTCAGACATTTTAGCGCCTCAACATCACAACCTTCCCCCTTATATTTCCCCTaaagtagctttaaggttggaaaaatCAACTTATTACACAGTTTCACATAGAGCTTGTTTCAGCTCCTCGAAGCtctatgatgtttacactgagtgaaatattcaaaccccaATGTTTTCTATGGATGCATAGAAATGTCTTGTGCAtgattttatacacatttccccaaagtTCAACCGGACATATGTGCTAAATTTGGAAACTCTGGGATCTcaacaaaaattttaaataaaagttctgtgggttttaaCAATGTTTGGCTACACAGCATGAGATTGTAATGACTGGCGGTGTTTAAGGAGCTAATTCTCAGAAGCCAACACACTAAAATGATGTAAGAGACTAAGCTGGTTATAGTTAATGATAACAAGCTTCACAACAAGAGCAAATATAGCTGTGTTCTTTTGGTTAAGTACCCAACAGTAATTTCTAATGAAatctcatgcatgtgtgtatatatatatataacatatataaatatgtgaTGTGGAGGAAATAACCAAAACCAATACTTTACACTGAATCTGGAAACATGGCTGTAAACCAGACTTACCAGATCATTACTGGTTAAAGGCCTGTAGTCTAGACTGGCTCTGAAGTCTCTGATCATACACATGATTTCATAGTTTGGCAAATTGACTTCCACCTCCTGAaatggacagaaaacaaaagtatCAAATGAAACGTACACCCAAAAAGCCAATAAAAGCTGtgcattttgtatattttacatatcCATACAGgcacagcagagaaaaatatatgtattttttctgaaGCAAATGAAAACCATGTTCTTTATTTGGAaatatgagaaaatgtgttgtaatattgtgctttttttaaattttcaagaTGGAAATTATCCTACTAGAGTTGTGCATGAAACCCGAACCCGGCTCGAGACCTGAAGCtatatttttgcttaatttcatacattattgACCCGCAACACATGGAAGTAAACAATTGGCACAGTCAGGGGGACATTTCTTAAAGTCCCGTCATAAACATGTTTCTCCTCTTGTTCCTTTTCTTGGATGTTTGAGTTTCACTGTGCAGAGTGATGTATGTGCAAgagtgctcaccttaaatcttaTGATTATATGAGATTACAAATAATTTGGAAGCCAATCACaagtgatgtggaaacttgaagcctccaggtCACATACACTGAGGATGGACTTTtaagtgaagtaggagacatttTGTGTAGAGTAGTTATCCTTTACACACCTCAGacactgtgtatatgtgtgtgtatactgtatgtgtgtgtgtgtgtttgacagtgtgtgtatatgtgtgtgtttgctactCACTTGTGCCCTCTTCTCTCTGAGCTCTTGTTGCTGAAGTCGCCTCTTCTCGCGTTTCTCCTGCAGTTTCTCCACTTCCTTCACACAGTTGGATTTCCTCCGAGCTGGAAAATTATCAGTATAATCACAATTAACAACCAAAATTATTTAGGGATAAGGACGGTGTTGTTCTACATTTTTCTAATAGagttccctaccctgtctgttgCACTCAGCCCCAAGACCATttattcctactgaagacgtaaaactttaaaaacaggtcccgaatatatagtttatttgttttttcagtctcagtaatttcctaaaatagCTGCTCACtatagtttttatcaaacattaccaaacaggaggaaatagtgcatttgttggggattattttcagcggcggattagtccacatttggtgctctagtgagcaTTTGGGGCCgcaggaaggtgtgtgtgtgtgtgtgtgtgtgtgtgtgtgtgtgtgtgttcatgtcaacATGTTACCCAGTGAAagcaactaagtacatttactcaagtactgtacttaagtataattttgaggcacttgtactttactgtacatttatttaacagctattgttactagttactttggtaaggctctgcacacccacacaagtGTTTTCAATCACTCTGGCTGATTAAACCTCTTAGTCCAATTACACCTCTTAGGTGTAAGTTGGGTGGAGCTATGTTGTACTATTAAGGGTGTTAACAGGGTGAGTTGCCCCTCCCAGCAAGTACTGTGGCTGGACTATGGGTGTGAAGGAgctttaagattttacatacaaattatATCATaccttttataaaatatgatgcattagtATTGATTAAACCACCAAACCATATAATACTCTAAGTAATAAGCATTTGCTCCATCTCAGCCAGCTACAGCATTAATATGCTACTTATACTTAAATGTATCAGAAGTAACAAATCAATAATGTATAATATACCACTGACAGGGTCCACtctgcataataagtacttttacttttgatacttgaagtacatttttctggtgATACTTATAGACTTGTACTAAATTTGGATTGCAGGACTTACttgtagcagagtatttttacactgttgtgttactacttttacttaaagcatCTAAATACTTCTTACGCCACTggtttttcatagtttttggacaataatggagctctatggcacagaggaataagatatcaggctttggataaaCAGACAAGTTGTTAGTAGGACACATTCGTTGTTgggttcagtgtttttaatggGATATGATCTCCCGACTTATTCTTTTTAAGTGATTCTGCAGCTTTCCAAATgcacattttatatttccacAGTAAGCTACATTCATGCTAATTCCAACAGCCACAGCTGAAAACTAAAACAAGTGCTGTAGTATGAGTCGAAGTCCAGAAGCCAAGCCAGTGAGAAACTGTGAAAGAGCCTTTGACGCCCttgcacacacagctgtgtgggAGCATGACCTCACTCGTTGTGGCCTCTGCAACATACCCTCCACCAgaaaataacaacacacacacacacttggtctTGGAAACTACCTCGAAGTACATCAGAGATTACAAAAACTAAGGCATGTGGACTTGAATAACCTCTGACATGCATGATCCAGATGGAGAGACTGCGTGTTACCgttctgctgctgtaacagGGTCTGGTTGAGTGCAGATTGGGGCGCGATGGCTGGTGGAGGTGGCTCTGCAGCTTGGCTGTGCTGGCTGGGACGGGCCCGAGTGGTTCCCACTGCTGCAGCTGAGGAGCACACAGTCCAAGATAAATCATCCATTTGTGCAAGTTAAAGGGTCATTTCaacaaaattataaaacaaacatacatacaaactgTTTTTCCACTTAGCTCTACTGGTATCGAtgcatgcagatagttttggttttatttagagctgaaacgatcagTCGGTTAATCTGAGTTGATTGACACAAAATTAATtggtaactattttgataattgattcattctTTAAGtctttaagcaaaaatggcaaacttgCTGGTTCCAGTTCCTCAAATGAGAATATTTtatggttttctttgtcttatgatggtaaactgaatatctttggattgtGGACCGTTGTTCACAAAGCAAGACATTGTAAGACGTTccccttgggctctgggaagttgtgatggcCAAAGTTTTTATTTGCTGACATTCTCcaaaccaaatgattaatcaagaaaataaatgatcacAAAACTTTACTGAAGAAACAATCCCTGTGAAAACTGTTTACAGTGAGATCTGtggatacaagatagatttattgatcattttacaacacagggttatataatgagattttgttttgtagttccctttatgctactcaaaaaaaaaaactatatacagtagatcagtgaataaataataattaatagaaatagaaattattatccagagtaacaaagacattgtttctggaaagatgCGTTggtgttgaatttttttaaaatgtaatttttaaatgctttgagcaccacagaTGAAAATTCATTCACCCCTCTGTACTGCTTTGGTGGAGAAAAGATGGATATCTTAAAATCTgggcaaataaaataaaaaactaaagtaATTGCATGGCTAGATACTAGGGATGCACTGGCCCCTATACTGACCTTATTAATCGGACTGGGTAACAGCCAGATGTGAcccatccacattaaatactttaatattttctgttctGCCCTGTTCATTTAGCTGCAGCGAGCTATTACTTTCTGCATGTGCTTCACagaaaatatgcattttaatgCGAAGGCAGCGGTAGGCCTTTTATTATGAAATCCAAAGTGTTGACAATGACATTCACAGCTTTtacaaaagtacattttctgcacattttgGTCAGGAATTCGTTTTGAAACATTGCATGGACGAAGTAACGTTAAATGTGACTACATGTGTAACAAGGCTTGATAAAAGGAGATGAGAACTGACGCTAAatcttatttaaaaacaaacttttaggACTGGAGTAAAAATAACTACGGAGGAACTGTGTGACATTAGTTtgtgaggaaaaagaagaaataagacaGAGCCACACGCAGGTGAATCCATTAGATGAAGAACTGCAGAAGCATATAATTAACCTGAATGGTGCTTTTTTTGTCTCGGCTGTCGTGTGGACACAAAGAAGAGAGCAGTGCAGCATCGACTCTGATCGTTTCAGCTCGTTCTGTTTGTAACGTCTGAATCTGTTCACTACACCAGTAATCCTAAAGCAGGAACTGTCTGTGTTACATGTAAAAGACATGAACTTGATGGCATCTCTGCCTTCAGGTCAAGATATGATTTAAAAACTCACCCACACCTCCCTGGGGAGCAGTGCTTCAGTTAGAAAAACCTCCGATTTAAATCAAACTTACCTCTATTCTCCCGTGGAGCATTCTCAGCCTTTGGTATTGCTGTAATCCGTCTggtctgaaaacaaaaaaaacagaaccaTAAACCATTACAGAGCTGAAAGTAGACTGATTTCACAGACACTGTTCAAGAACACTCCCAACATTAAAGTGGGTGTCTGTCACCGTCATGGACAATTACATGCTGAAGTCATTATCAAACATTTTTGGAGCAGTTTGAACAAATTTCATTAGCTGATCTCAACGCACAGGTTAACACAAGTCTAACCTATAAGTGCATTAGCAGCTATTGTTACACAACCAGACTTTGATTAAAATACAGAAGCTAAGTCTATGACAATAAGGTGTGAGACATATTTAAAAAACCTGCTTCCTCACAGTTGAAAGAATAACTGTGGTGCTAATGATGATTTTCACAGGTAAACACTCATCTGTATAACACACAGTAGTTTGgagtagggctgcagctattgattattttagtaatcgagtattctaccGATTATTCCATCGATTTTAATCGAGTAATCGGATTAGACTACtcatacttttgctttattaaagtttattaaattatagtaaatatgcaaaagagaaaataagacaggtctcttaaaatgaacaattaattggtttaattttaagaaaaaatctacatttttattgct harbors:
- the LOC122865168 gene encoding kinesin-like protein KIF2A isoform X2, whose amino-acid sequence is MAGIFGKIFVGIYVEIKRSDGRIHQAMVTSLHEDNDSVTVEWIENGDTKGKEIDLESVFALNPDVAPDEEIPQSPEAPLPPSNVAKTSKLPKTRRITAIPKAENAPRENRAAAVGTTRARPSQHSQAAEPPPPAIAPQSALNQTLLQQQNARRKSNCVKEVEKLQEKREKRRLQQQELREKRAQEVEVNLPNYEIMCMIRDFRASLDYRPLTSNDLIEEHRICVCVRARPLNKKELSVKDLDVITIPSKDVVMVHEPKQKVDLTRYLENQTFRFDFAFDENSTNEMVYRFTAQPLVETIFERGMATCFAYGQTGSGKTHTMGGDFSGKNQDCSKGIYALSARDVFLMIKKPNYKKLDLQIFATFFEIYSGKVFDLLNRKAKLRVLEDGKQQVQVVGLQEREVKCTEDVLKLIEVGNSCRTSGQTSANAHSSRSHAVFQIILRRRGKMHGKFSLIDLAGNERGADTSSADRQTRLEGAEINKSLLALKECIRALGRNKPHTPFRASKLTQVLRDSFIGENSRTCMIATVSPGMASCENTLNTLRYANRVKELTVDPAAAMDSRQGGHVNQLEVLEAQWGVGSSPQRDDLKLLCEQNEEEVSPQLFTFHEAVSQLVEMEEQVLEDHRAVFQESIRWLEDEKVLLEMTEEVDYDVESFATQLEQILDQKIDILTELRDKVKSFRSALQEEEQASQQITPKRPRAL
- the LOC122865168 gene encoding kinesin-like protein KIF2A isoform X1, producing MAGIFGKIFVGIYVEIKRSDGRIHQAMVTSLHEDNDSVTVEWIENGDTKGKEIDLESVFALNPDVAPDEEIPQSPEAPLPPSNVAKTSKLPKTRRITAIPKAENAPRENRAAAVGTTRARPSQHSQAAEPPPPAIAPQSALNQTLLQQQNARRKSNCVKEVEKLQEKREKRRLQQQELREKRAQEVEVNLPNYEIMCMIRDFRASLDYRPLTSNDLIEEHRICVCVRARPLNKKELSVKDLDVITIPSKDVVMVHEPKQKVDLTRYLENQTFRFDFAFDENSTNEMVYRFTAQPLVETIFERGMATCFAYGQTGSGKTHTMGGDFSGKNQDCSKGIYALSARDVFLMIKKPNYKKLDLQIFATFFEIYSGKVFDLLNRKAKLRVLEDGKQQVQVVGLQEREVKCTEDVLKLIEVGNSCRTSGQTSANAHSSRSHAVFQIILRRRGKMHGKFSLIDLAGNERGADTSSADRQTRLEGAEINKSLLALKECIRALGRNKPHTPFRASKLTQVLRDSFIGENSRTCMIATVSPGMASCENTLNTLRYANRVKEFGISPSDIPFSQSGSGGSRSELSPTYEVKELTVDPAAAMDSRQGGHVNQLEVLEAQWGVGSSPQRDDLKLLCEQNEEEVSPQLFTFHEAVSQLVEMEEQVLEDHRAVFQESIRWLEDEKVLLEMTEEVDYDVESFATQLEQILDQKIDILTELRDKVKSFRSALQEEEQASQQITPKRPRAL